One region of Drosophila teissieri strain GT53w chromosome 2L, Prin_Dtei_1.1, whole genome shotgun sequence genomic DNA includes:
- the LOC122624869 gene encoding uncharacterized protein LOC122624869, which produces MNTSTITAIGLLIFIPLILMQQDPQTANWLAQIALELQEQQDKLAYCRSLQQQKLQISLRITGCAPILRNQLAVTGEMLLEIQKRCWTGWGLLAGRCRKLA; this is translated from the coding sequence ATGAACACATCGACCATAACCGCCATCGGGCTGTTAATATTCATCCCACTGATCCTGATGCAGCAGGACCCTCAAACGGCCAACTGGTTGGCTCAAATCGCcctggagctgcaggagcagcaggacaaGTTGGCCTATTGCCGTTCCCTTCAGCAACAGAAACTGCAAATCTCGCTCCGAATCACTGGTTGTGCGCCCATTCTGCGAAACCAGCTCGCCGTGACAGGTGAAATGCTACTCGAGATTCAAAAGCGCTGCTGGACCGGATGGGGGCTCTTGGCCGGGCGGTGCCGCAAGTTGGCCTAG